Proteins found in one Pieris napi chromosome 6, ilPieNapi1.2, whole genome shotgun sequence genomic segment:
- the LOC125050055 gene encoding uncharacterized protein LOC125050055, with amino-acid sequence MRPHIRKAVATTAFLIILRLAKKRKQKTKRFWIKLLYKNRLQAGNRLFEELCFDDEEKNFTRMSKIEFDNVYSLINAKISKKDTNFREAISARERLLVTLRFLATGDSYTSLQYLFRISKQRISVIVPEVCDAIIEVLKDYVKIPSSEEEWLTIAKEFESKWNFPHVIGAMDGKHVILQSPINSGNDYDCYKMFPSIVLFALVDANYKFLYVDVGSKGRISDGGVFKNTNLYKKVEKKELNIPSPEILQIPYKIAVPYFILGDKAFALNDYTLKPYEGTPERGSMERIFNYRLSRARRVVENAFGILSSVFRVLRKPLLLEPEKATKVVLTTICLYNYLRRDLASSQRFTPPGSFDAEVEGTVIPGRWRQDTEMSSMLSIQAIPRRGSTNIKEIRSHLGRHFITNGAISWQNNYQ; translated from the exons ATGAGGCCGCACATTCGGAAAGCTGTCGCTACCACtgcctttttaataattctaaggcttgcaaaaaaaagaaaacagaaaACTAAACGTTTTTGGATTAAActcttatacaaaaatagattaCAGGCTGGGAACAGATTATTTGAAGAGTTGTGCTTCGATGACGAAGAAAAAAATTTCACTCGAATGAGTAAAATCGAATTTGACAATGTGTATTCTCTCATAAACGCCAAAATAAGCAAGAAGGACACAAATTTTCGAGAAGCAATATCCGCTAGGGAAAGATTATTAGTGACGTTGAGATTTTTGGCCACAGGAGATTCTTATACCAGTCTACAGTATCTATTTCGTATATCAAAACAAAGGATATCGGTTATAGTTCCTGAAGTCTGTGATGCTATAATTGAGGTGTTAAAGGATTATgttaag ataccATCATCCGAAGAAGAGTGGCTTACCATAGCGAAAGAGTTTGAGAGCAAATGGAATTTCCCACATGTCATAGGAGCAATGGATGGGAAGCATGTTATATTACAGTCGCCGATAAATAGTGGCAATGATTATGACTGTTACAAAATGTTTCCAAGTATAGTGCTGTTTGCTTTAGTTGACGCTAACTATAAATTTCTGTACGTAGACGTTGGCAGCAAAGGACGTATATCAGATGGCGGtgtgtttaaaaataccaatttatataaaaaggtcGAAAAGAAGGAATTGAACATTCCTTCAccagaaatattacaaataccgTATAAAATTGCAGTGCCCTATTTTATTCTAGGCGATAAAGCTTTTGCTCTCAATGATTACACATTGAAACCTTATGAAGGTACTCCAGAAAGAGGTTCAATGGAAAGGATTTTCAATTACAGGCTGTCCAGAGCAAGAAGAGTTGTGGAGAATGCCTTTGGCATTTTAAGCTCCGTTTTTAGAGTACTGAGGAAGCCGCTACTATTAGAACCAGAAAAAGCTACGAAAGTCGTATTGACTACCATATGCTTATATAACTACTTGCGTAGAGATTTAGCTTCCTCACAAAGGTTCACTCCCCCAGGATCATTCGATGCCGAAGTTGAAGGGACAGTAATACCCGGCCGATGGCGACAGGATACAGAAATGTCATCAATGCTATCTATTCAAGCCATACCACGGCGAGGAtcaacaaatataaaagaaatacgtTCACATTTAGGGAGACATTTCATAACAAACGGAGCAATTTCTTGGCAGAATAATTATCAGTAA